Proteins from a genomic interval of Oceanidesulfovibrio indonesiensis:
- a CDS encoding response regulator, giving the protein MNQTANQVLLIEDSNVQAKIIQKQILALSNFETIICNTMQEAREALSSSHRFFVAVVDLNLPDAPDGEAVDLTLESGVPTVVLTATFSEELRQQFIHKRVADYFFKGSIRDMDPMVRSLERLYKNRFITVLVVDDGLVDRSIMRQWLEIQQFKVIDAENGARALEKLQENPDIRLIITDFNMPEMDGCELVMAVRERHKMDQLPIIGVSAAGSGPLTARFLKNGANDFLTKPFEVEEFGWRVNQCMEMVDIFAELKNCYDKLE; this is encoded by the coding sequence ATGAACCAGACCGCCAACCAGGTGCTGCTTATCGAGGACTCCAACGTCCAGGCCAAGATCATCCAGAAGCAGATCCTCGCCCTCTCCAACTTCGAAACGATCATCTGCAACACCATGCAGGAAGCCCGCGAGGCTCTGTCCAGCTCGCATCGATTCTTCGTGGCCGTGGTGGATCTCAACTTGCCGGACGCCCCAGACGGCGAGGCCGTGGATCTGACACTGGAAAGCGGCGTGCCCACCGTGGTGCTCACCGCGACCTTCAGCGAGGAGTTGCGTCAGCAGTTCATTCACAAGCGGGTGGCCGACTACTTTTTCAAAGGCTCAATCCGCGACATGGACCCCATGGTCCGCAGCCTGGAGCGGCTGTACAAGAACCGCTTCATCACGGTGCTGGTCGTTGATGACGGCCTGGTGGACCGAAGCATCATGCGCCAGTGGCTCGAAATTCAGCAGTTCAAGGTCATTGACGCGGAGAACGGCGCAAGGGCCCTGGAAAAGCTCCAGGAGAACCCGGACATCCGTCTCATCATTACGGACTTCAACATGCCGGAGATGGACGGCTGCGAGCTCGTCATGGCCGTACGCGAACGTCACAAGATGGACCAGCTGCCCATCATCGGTGTCTCGGCAGCCGGTTCCGGTCCGCTCACTGCCCGGTTCCTCAAGAACGGGGCCAACGACTTCCTCACCAAGCCGTTCGAAGTGGAAGAATTCGGATGGCGCGTGAACCAGTGCATGGAGATGGTGGACATCTTCGCCGAACTCAAGAACTGCTACGACAAACTCGAATGA
- a CDS encoding deoxyribodipyrimidine photo-lyase, translating into MIDQRRIHILNQGEPGKGPVLYWMHRDHRARDNFGLLHAQNIALERGVSLAVAYCLASKFLDATIRQFGFLLRGLEETAAALADKSIPFVVLTGDPAKEIPRYVRDSAAGLLVTDFDSLRIKRGWLAAVSKELDIPVHEVDSRNVVPCRAVSDKREYAARTIRPKIHRLLPEFLHEPPDLRPHPHAYQGHVPDTDWAALRDGLHVDRSVPEVDWISPGEQAASGMLGAFIRHRLDSYADKRNDPNGNVTSQLSPYLHFGMLSPLRAALAVSNARSGSHEGRESFLEELVVRRELSDNFCLHTPDYDSADCFPDWAEKTLAKHEGDVREYVYDPDTFEAARTHDELWNAAQKQMVASGYMHGYMRMYWAKKILEWTKTPQDAMDIAIYLNDRYELDGRDANGYTGVAWSIGGVHDRAWKERSVFGTVRFMSYGGAKSKFDVKGYVAAMDELWNDSPFSE; encoded by the coding sequence ATGATCGATCAGCGGCGCATCCATATCCTGAACCAGGGCGAGCCCGGCAAGGGCCCGGTGCTCTACTGGATGCATCGCGACCACCGCGCACGCGACAACTTCGGCCTGCTCCACGCCCAGAACATCGCCCTGGAGCGCGGCGTATCGTTAGCAGTAGCCTACTGCCTTGCGTCCAAGTTTCTGGACGCCACGATCCGCCAGTTCGGATTCCTGCTGCGCGGCCTGGAAGAAACCGCCGCCGCTCTCGCGGATAAGTCCATCCCCTTTGTAGTGCTCACCGGCGATCCTGCCAAGGAGATTCCCCGCTACGTGCGCGACTCCGCCGCCGGGCTCCTGGTCACGGACTTCGACTCCCTGCGCATCAAGCGCGGCTGGCTGGCAGCTGTGTCCAAGGAACTGGACATCCCCGTACATGAGGTGGATTCCCGCAACGTAGTGCCCTGTCGGGCTGTTTCGGACAAACGCGAGTATGCAGCCCGCACCATCCGGCCAAAGATTCACCGGCTGCTGCCCGAGTTCCTGCACGAACCGCCGGACCTGCGTCCACATCCCCACGCCTACCAGGGACACGTGCCGGATACGGACTGGGCCGCCCTGCGCGACGGGCTGCATGTCGACAGAAGCGTACCCGAGGTGGACTGGATATCACCGGGCGAGCAGGCCGCATCCGGCATGCTCGGCGCGTTCATCCGCCACCGGCTGGACTCGTATGCAGACAAACGCAACGACCCAAACGGCAATGTCACCTCGCAACTGTCGCCGTATCTGCATTTCGGCATGCTCTCTCCGTTGCGCGCCGCCCTGGCTGTATCCAACGCACGGAGCGGCTCCCACGAGGGCAGGGAATCGTTTCTCGAAGAACTGGTGGTGCGCCGCGAACTGTCGGACAACTTCTGCCTGCACACGCCGGACTACGACTCGGCGGACTGCTTTCCGGACTGGGCCGAAAAGACCCTGGCCAAACATGAAGGCGACGTGCGCGAATACGTGTACGATCCGGACACTTTCGAGGCGGCCCGGACGCACGACGAGCTGTGGAATGCGGCGCAGAAGCAGATGGTCGCCAGCGGCTACATGCACGGCTACATGCGCATGTACTGGGCAAAGAAAATTCTCGAATGGACGAAGACCCCGCAGGACGCCATGGACATCGCCATTTACCTGAACGACCGGTACGAACTCGACGGCCGCGACGCCAACGGCTACACCGGCGTGGCCTGGTCCATAGGCGGCGTGCACGACCGGGCCTGGAAGGAGCGCTCCGTGTTCGGCACTGTCCGCTTCATGTCCTACGGCGGCGCCAAATCCAAGTTCGACGTCAAAGGCTACGTGGCGGCCATGGATGAACTCTGGAACGACTCGCCCTTTTCGGAATAG